AATACAGCATAGAGAGTGCGCGGGTCAAGAGTGTGTCACATATAATATAGTGTACAGTCTGCAGGGGTCAAGAGTGTGTCCCATATAGAATAGTGTAttaagtgcaggggtcaggagtttGTCACATATAATACAGTGTACAAAGTGCATGGGTAAGGAGTGTGTCACATATAatacagtgtacagagtgcagaggtgAGGGGTGTGTAACATATAATACAGTGCACATACTGCAAGGGTAAGAAGTATGTCACATATAatacagtgtacagagtgcaggggtcaggggtattTCACATATAATATAGTGTACAAAGTGTAGGAGTCAGGAGTGTGTCACATATAGTGTAGTGTACAGAGCACAGGGGTCAGGAATGTGTCACATAGAATACAGTGTACGGAgcacaggggtcaggagtgtgtcaCACATTATACAGTgtagagagtgcaggggtcaggagtgtgtcaCATATAATATAGCTTAGAGAGTGCACAGGTCAGGAGTGTGTCACATATAATACAGTgtacagagagcaggggtcaAGAGTGTGTCACATATACCatagtgtatagagtgcaggggtcaggaatgtgTCACATATACCTTAGTGTACAAAGTGCAGGGGAGGGGTGTGTCACATATAatacagtgtacagagtgcaggggtcaagagTGTGTGACATATAATATAGCatagagagtgcaggggtcaggagtgtgtcaacctttttggccccagggaccggtttcacggaaggaaatttctctgaggaccgggggtgGGGGGGGTTGGGTTGCACAGAGAGAAANNNNNNNNNNNNNNNNNNNNNNNNNNNNNNNNNNNNNNNNNNNNNNNNNNNNNNNNNNNNNNNNNNNNNNNNNNNNNNNNNNNNNNNNNNNNNNNNNNNNNNNNNNNNNNNNNNNNNNNNNNNNNNNNNNNNNNNNNNNNNNNNNNNNNNNNNNNNNNNNNNNNNNNNNNNNNNNNNNNNNNNNNNNNNNNNNNNNNNNNNNNNNNNNNNNNNNNNNNNNNNNNNNNNNNNNNNNNNNNNNNNNNNNNNNNNNNNNNNNNNNNNNNNNNNNNNNNNNNNNNNNNNNNNNNNNNNNNNNNNNNNNNNNNNNNNNNNNNNNNNNNNNNNNNNNNNNNNNNNNNNNNNNNNNNNNNNNNNNNNNNNNNNNNNNNNNNNNNNNNNNNNNNNNNNNNNNNNNNNNNNNNNNNNNNNNNNNNNNNNNNNNNNNNNNNNNNNNNNNNNNNNNNNNNNNNNNNNNNNNNNNNNNNNNNNNNNNNNNNNNNNNNNNNNNNNNNNNNNNNNNNNNNNNNNNNNNNNNNNNNNNNNNNNNNNNNNNNNNNNNNNNNNNNNNNNNNNNNNNNNNNNNNNNNNNNNNNNNNNNNNNNNNNNNNNNNNNNNNNNNNNNNNNNNNNNNNNNNNNNNNNNNNNNNNNNNNNNNNNNNNNNNNNNNNNNNNNNNNNNNNNNNNNNNNNNNNNNNNNNNNNNNNNNNNNNNNNNNNNNNNNNNNNNNNNNNNNNNNNNNNNNNNNNNNNNNNNNNNNNNNNNNNNNNNNNNNNNNNNNNNNNNNNNNNNNNNNNNNNNNNNNNNNNNNNNNNNNNNNNNNNNNNNNNNNNNNNNNNNNNNNNNNNNNNNNNNNNNNNNNNNNNNNNNNNNNNNNNNNNNNNNNNNNNNNNNNNNNNNNNNNNNNNNNNNNNNNNNNNNNNNNNNNNNNNNNNNNNNNNNNNNNNNNNNNNNNNNNNNNNNNNNNNNNNNNNNNNNNNNNNNNNNNNNNNNNNNNNNNNNNNNNNNNNNNNNNNNNNNNNNNNNNNNNNNNNNNNNNNNNNNNNNNNNNNNNNNNNNNNNNNNNNNNNNNNNNNNNNNNNNNNNNNNNNNNNNNNNNNNNNNNNNNNNNNNNNNNNNNNNNNNNNNNNNNNNNNNNNNNNNNNNNNNNNNNNNNNNNNNNNNNNNNNNNNNNNNNNNNNNNNNNNNNNNNNNNNNNNNNNNNNNNNNNNNNNNNNNNNNNNNNNNNNNNNNNNNNNNNNNNNNNNNNNNNNNNNNNNNNNNNNNNNNNNNNNNNNNNNNNNNNNNNNNNNNNNNNNNNNNNNNNNNNNNNNNNNNNNNNNNNNNNNNNNNNNNNNNNNNNNNNNNNNNNNNNNNNNNNNNNNNNNNNNNNNNNNNNNNNNNNNNNNNNNNNNNNNNNNNNNNNNNNNNNNNNNNNNNNNNNNNNNNNNNNNNNNtgtacagagtgcaggggtcaggagtgtgtcaCATATACCAtactgtacagagtgcaggggtcaggagtgtgtcaCATATAatacagtgtacagagtgcaggggtcaagagTGTGTCACATATACCATACTGTACAGAGTGCACGGGTCAGGAGTGTGTCACATTTAatacagtgtacagagtgcaggggtcaagagTGTGTCACATATACCatagtgtatagagtgcaggggtcaggagtgtgtcaCATTTAATACAGTGTACAAAGTGCACGGGTCAGGAGTGTGTCACATATAATACAGTGCATGCACTGCAGAGGTCAGGAGTTTGTCATATATAATACAGTGTACAGAGttcaggaggggggggggtgttgaTATGTGgaggattttgctgtgaacagacaacatgccaTCATGCTCTCCATACAGGTTAAACAAGCCAttcttaggctgcaaaaacagaagaaaacccATCCCAGAAATTGCTACAacattaggagtggcaaaatctacagtttggtacatcatgagaaagaaacaaagcactggtgaactcagcagcgccaaaagacctggacgtctacggaagacaacagtggtggatgatcgcttTCCATGGTTTTCTCCCAAAACCTTTCACAACacccaaccaagtgaacaacactctccaggaagtaggcgtatcgatatacaagtctaccataaagagaacactgcatgaaagtaaagacagagggtgcactgcaaggtacaagccactcataagcctcaagaatagaaaggctagattggactttgattggactttgctcaaaaacatctaaaaaagccagcacagttctggaaaaatattctttggacagataaaaccaagatcaacctttaccagaatgatggcaagaaaaaagtatggagaaggtgtggaacagctcatgattcaaAGCACACCACATCAtatgtaaaacatggcggaggcagtgtgatggcttgggtgtgcatgacTGCCAGTGgtactgggacactagtgtttatccatgatgtgacacaggacagaagcagccgaatgaattctgaggtgttcagagacatactgtctcctcaaatccagctaaatgcagtcacattgattgggaggcgtttcataatacagatggacaatgacccaaaacatacagccaaagcaacccaggagtttattaaagcaaagaagtggaatatttactaatggccaagtcagtcacctcatctgaacccaattgagcatgcatttcacttgttgaagactaaacttcggacagaaagacccacaaacagcaactgaaagccgctgcagtaaaggcctggcagagcattaaaaggaggaaacccagcatctggtgatgtccatgagttcaagactacaggctgtcattgccagcaaagggatttcaaccaagtattagaaatgaacattttattgtccaattacttttgagcagctgaaattaagtgattgtgttaaaaaaagggttttgagttCCTCACATTGTCATGCAATCttggtgctactatagtgtgattcctaccatcATTGATTGTTGCTACCTCACATTCTATTTATAGCCTActactccagaaacttctttgtttaccttAGTACCCATTATAGTATCAAACCACCCCTACTAAAAAACTACGGtacctcaccttctatttcattGAAATTCCCATTAAGATTAGCCATGAAACCAGTAGAAACAAGCATATCCTTACAAATAATGATGTTACAAgtgttttatactggagtggtgcaaagtgaagaaacttCGTCAAGATATCTGCTTCAACATGGTCTCCTGGTTGAGGAAAATTCTTGCCCCAAGTGCGATGGCCCAGTGTTGTTGAGGAACAAGAAGGTCCATGGACATAATGTGCCGTATGGAGGtgcaaataaaagggttgtcagtCCGTTCAATCAGTAAGAAAGAGGAACAAATTCTTCCATTACACTGATTTGAACGGAAGACTCCACTATAATATGAAGCTCTGTGCACttttagagctagtttacctctggagcatcCAAATGCCAATGAAAGAAGTGCCAAAGCTTCCTGGTAGATCCAcaaatcacactatagtagcagcacaatctttttgtccaacccactgaattaaagctgaaagtctgcagttcaactgcatctgagttgttaaatttaaaattaattgtggtaatgtacagaaccaaacttagaaaaaagttgtctttgtccaaatatttatggacctaactgtataatacAGAGTGAAGTGGTCTGAAGGGTGTCACAAATAATACAGACTATACAGTGTTTATATTAAATACAGTTTTCCCTTTACTGTCTACATGCTTGTTTCTGGTCAGTAACTCACAGCTGAACACTCTGTGTCCTCAGAGCAGGAAACCATGACAGGACCTCTCATTGCTGTTCCTAAAGTAAGGGAACTGTGGGTAGGGCCATACAACACGGCAAGGGAGCACACTGCGCAAACACGTGACCTTCTGATCGCACTGCCTTCTGGTTGTTAAGGTGACCTCAGCGGGCGGCGCGGTGCAGGCTGGGAGCTGTAGTCGAGTTGTTCCCAGAAGGCAGTGCGGCTCATGCTGACAGCTGTTCACTAGCACGTTATGCCCCGGGCCCGGAGAAGCAAGAAGGGCCCCTCCAGCCGGGGTAAGAGCGAGGGGGGATCCTGGGTGGCAGGGTGACTGGTTTTATGACAAGTGCACCTTCAGCATTATCGATTGAAGCACAGAGGCCGCCCTCTGCCTCGTACCCCCCAGGTTAACGTAGGCCTGACCCTCTGTGGTAGCCCCTATCAGTCAGGATCCGCCCCTCAACAGAAGCAGAGAGCTGATTGGCCGCCGAGGGCTCAACTGAGAGGCGCTGTGTGCCCCTGAAATAAACTCCGCACCTGGGGGACCCTGGAGCCACTTATGCTGATAAATAGGGGGACAAATTCTGACATCTGGGGACCCTGGagtcatatatttatttgtattggacccGAGGGTACCTAGGGTATGTACATCAACATCTTGGGGACCTGGGCATACCAGTGAACTAACACTGACCTCTGTGTGATGTGAGGAATGTACACTGGACCCATGGGggacatataccgcagtgttctccccagtcccttttagctgattgcaccacctggcactttttagtaaccacccagctgtttttgggaggctactgaagagttgggtcacaatacagggaccaccacccacctacaatttctttccacccggcttaaaacttctgggttcaacactgtacTGACACCTTGGGTACCCTGGGATAGCTTATACCGATATAAGCTTATGCCGATATCAGGGGGGCATTTACCGACTTCTGGGCATACCAGGGAGATAAATACTAAGATGTGGGATATCAGGGAGTCATGTATAGTATTATGTAGTGGACTTTGGGGTACCAAGGGTATGTAAACCAACATTTGGGGGACCAGGGGGACTAACACTGACCTCTGTGGGACCTGGGGATACCAGGGGGACGTATGCTGATCCCTCTGGGACCTGGGGGGGGGGAGTATGCCCACCACTGGAAGGAAAAGGTGGGGTATCTGGGGCACATAGAAGGCAGTGTGGGGATGTACACTTACATTTGGGGGACCTGCAAGGACCTACAGTACCCAGTGAGCGGGGACACAAGTAACAGCTGAGATCTTTAGGTGCTGGGATCTGCCACGATCTGCCTGGCTGTGGTCAGGTTGTATTTCTTGTTCCTTAACTCCAAATTCCACAACACTTTTTCTTGCCGAGTGACCCTAAGTGACCTGTGTTTACCCCTCCCCCAGGCTCTCTCAGGCAGGAGCTGCTGCAGCTGAAAGTCTCGGACAAAATCAACCAGCTGAGAGGTATCCCATGTGACCCTGCCTGCCTGGCATGAGTCCGCCTGCTCTGCTGCATGCCCCCCATCACTGTGTCACTTGTGTTGGTTTGTCACATGTCATGGACAACTGAGGCAAATTCTGGGCAGATCTTCTATTTTATTCATTGAGTGGAGCAAAGGTCAGAGGTTGTGTTTGCTGCAGTGCTGCTAAATGACAACCACCGGCGATCAAAGCAAGAAATGCTGCCCTGCACTGGTACACATAGTGAGGGGTGGCTGGGGATGGGTAGATCTGCCATGCCTTAGTAATGGCAAGGTGGTTATAAAAACGGGTACGCCTGGGGTTGTAGTTCACAGGGCCAAACACTCCCTGCCGGCCACTATAGACAACCTGTTTGTAACAGCGGAGCTGTCTGTTATTACAAACCTATAGGGTGAAGGTCTCTGGATGTTCATTGGCTGTGACCGGAGCGACTGAACATTCTCTAGTctctgtaaaaatgtgtttattggagATTTACTGACATGTGACCAGCCACACATCGCCTCCCCCAATCATTTCACAACTTTAATATTCCTGGCCATATTGTAATACATTGACATCACTGCCATATTCAGTCCACAGCGATATTAACACAAAGCTGTAAATATTATTCTGAATATCTGTAAACAGCATTGTGTGGATGCATGGCACGGGGGGCAGCTCTGTGTCTGCAGTGCCTATCGCGTGTATTTACCAATTTGGAAGTTTTCATTGACATGTATTTATTCACTGGAAAGTGCAGATTTCCAGGTACCTAGGGGCCCATTAAAGCTTTGCAGCCGCACGTTTGGCTTTCTGTGTTGCAGTTCCATTCATTGTTTTTGGCAGTCCACAGCAGTGCAACTCCTAACAGTAGTTTGTGTTATATTGTGCTGCACTGACTATAGCAAAGAATTTGCTGCATCAGTGATGGCCTAAAATAGCCATTCCAGACcgttttaccattaaaaaaactttcaggtcctcagggaacccccggttataattcctatatccacagctcacagtacaatattgtggtggtcagtgggaagaattattcttacattgctggccagtgggaagaatgtcacctttacagagaGCCACAAACATCATATCAAATATGTGATAACTTGTAATAGTGTGATAACTTGTGTGAACAATGACTCAGTCCTATTGGCTGTGTTTTGTAGGTGAGCCAATCATTATCTGGAATTATAGGATCTAGCAAACAATTCCGAGCACAGAAACTTCACTACATGCTGGATAATCCCTGAATGGTCAGAATTTTGCAGGctctggaaatatttttattttttttccaaaatagtttttattaaatagtatttatatatcgccaacatattacgcagcaatgtacattaattaggggttgcaaattacagacagacagtgacacaggagaaggagaggaccctgcccagaaaagcttgcaatctaagaggtgggggaagtatcacacaatagggggatatgtagtggtggggaaAAAGTGAGGGTTTattaaaagaagaagatgggtaggtgaggatgatgtgttgggttttgagggctcttttaaaaaagcagaaagcaggaacaagacgaataggacgagcgagatcattccagagagtcgggcggctctaaaaaaaaaaaaaaNNNNNNNNNNNNNNNNNNNNNNNNNNNNNNNNNNNNNNNNNNNNNNNNNNNNNNNNNNNNNNNNNNNNNNNNNNNNNNNNNNNNNNNNNNNNNNNNNNNNNNNNNNNNNNNNNNNNNNNNNNNNNNNNNNNNNNNNNNNNNNNNNNNNNNNNNNNNNNNNNNNNNNNNNNNNNNNNNNNNNNNNNNNNNNNNNNNNNNNNNNNNNNNNNNNNNNNNNNNNNNNNNNNNNNNNNNNNNNNNNNNNNNNNNNNNNNNNNNNNNNNNNNNNNNNNNNNNNNNNNNNNNNNNNNNNNNNNNNNNNNNNNNNNNNNNNNNNNAGCTTTATACCTGTTCAATTTGTTTCTCAGGGTCCCAGCAGGGGACACGCGCCTATTCTGATGCCAGCGATGATGAAGCAGCCAGCGAAGTTCTCAGTCACTGCAGCAGTGCAAGTGAGACTGTGAGCGTGGCAGAGGAGGGGTCAGGTGAGTGCCCCAATAATGTGTCATTTGTTAAATTAAAGTTTCGACTTGTGTGCCCTTAGATCACAATCCCATCATCCTCTGCACACCTTGACTCGTCCCATGATATGTATTGTAGTTCCCTTGTAGTTCCTCCTGTGTGAATGTCTATAAAACATAACTCCACTTTTACTCATTTGTATGGGGAGCCTTTTGGTTGATTTATTTTTCCCGATGAGCTCAATAAAGTAATAGCCAATCACAGAATGTTAGATTGGACATGTGACCTCATATATAGGATTCCAGTTATACACCCATCAGACCTCATCCGTCTTGTGTTTTGTCCCCATCAGGCAGCGATGCGCCCGACTTCCAGTCCTATCAGGAGCAGCGGGAAGATAAACTGAAAGAAGATATAGACAATCTGCTGGACAAGAGGTGATAAAAGCATTAGAAGGGTCCCGTAATGATTTGGAGAGTTCAGCTGACTCGTTACTCTTCTTTTTTCCTCACAGTGCAAAGACGAGGCTTACAGCACTTGGGAATCTACGTCTTGCTCTGTCCTCCCTGGTCTTCGGAGATTTCCTGACGGAGAGGAGAATGACACTCACAGACTCTCTGGAACGTTGTTTGAAAAAAGGTATGTAAGCCTGGCAGTGCAGGAATTAGCTGGCAATATGCCTGCTACTATCACCTATTGAccacttttttctcaaattaTTTCTCAGGGAAGGAGGAGGAGCAATCTCTGGCCGCCACAGTATTGTCTCTTCTCTGCATCCAGCTGGGATCCGGACCCGAGGGCGAAGAAGTCTTCCGCAGTGCAAAGAACTTTCTCATCAGCATTCTGACCGATTCCAGCTCTGGAGTGACTGCCCGACAAAGTGTAAGTCATCGCAATGGCAGCAAGAATTAGGCAGAGGGGGTGCTGGGGTTACAGAGAAATAGGGGCCTCCTATGCCTGCCTTCTACCTGTTAAGGAACCTTGGGCAGTATGAAAtttttattagacagtatttatatagagccaacatattacg
This portion of the Pyxicephalus adspersus chromosome 8, UCB_Pads_2.0, whole genome shotgun sequence genome encodes:
- the IFRD2 gene encoding interferon-related developmental regulator 2 isoform X3, producing MPRARRSKKGPSSRGSLRQELLQLKVSDKINQLRGSQQGTRAYSDASDDEAASEVLSHCSSASETVSVAEEGSGSDAPDFQSYQEQREDKLKEDIDNLLDKSAKTRLTALGNLRLALSSLVFGDFLTERRMTLTDSLERCLKKGKEEEQSLAATVLSLLCIQLGSGPEGEEVFRSAKNFLISILTDSSSGVTARQSCATSLGICCYIAATDDEDLASSLSCLENVFTLLCSENNSIPASLQGLVCCAIQAWALLLTICPASRIQKALESHLPYFSGVLSSENVSLRIAGGESLALLYELGRDLEDDFDYDDVDTLCITLKALATDSNKYRAKTDRRKQRSIFRDVLHYIEHMYNSAAFKARTKARSRLRDKRADVL